Proteins co-encoded in one Flavobacteriaceae bacterium MAR_2009_75 genomic window:
- a CDS encoding putative outer membrane starch-binding protein, producing the protein MKNIIQTRNLVILLLVLGGACSDDFLNEEPMGSVSENTLVNEEGVSALLIGAYSLIDGYSSTGSPNGGTGEASGTNWIWGDVPSDDMHRGDANGGWTQINDIERYEVRSDNEWLSGAWGINYDGVARSNDVLRVLKMADNDISAATKNQIEGEAKFLRAWFHFQLRIKFEKIPYITEDVDPLVVANDSEVWDDIENDLQFSIENLDSSPSEIGRASSWAAMALKARVHLFQNEFAEARPLLDNIIDNGPFQLEEHFYNNFDEEHQNNGESIFEIQYSVNDGAGVANSGIDHQTLYPRGSDVGLCCAYSAPSFDLFNAFKVDENGLPLLDSFQDNLLIEDYKVLDTDNFTPTDHLLDPRVDWTIGRRGVPFLDWGPMSGSDWMQDQLNMGPFLNKKNMFYKRNLGVISTESSYWAAGVNGNNFRLLRLGHILLWRAEVAVEEGDLATALALVNQIRERSIDDIVMGKVDNTSFGAEDELVVNEDEPAANYRLGLYTSFPDAEYARKAVRHEMRLEFALEGMRFFDLVRWGVAENTLNTYLESELNDDKLPWLKGSSFTAGKNEYWPIPQVQLDLQDGVLVPNGY; encoded by the coding sequence ATGAAAAATATAATACAAACTAGAAATCTGGTCATCTTACTTTTGGTATTGGGTGGGGCATGTAGCGATGATTTTTTAAATGAAGAGCCTATGGGTTCTGTTAGCGAGAATACCCTTGTGAATGAGGAGGGTGTCAGTGCATTATTGATTGGAGCTTATTCTCTAATAGACGGATATAGCAGTACTGGTAGTCCTAACGGAGGCACTGGCGAAGCTTCGGGTACAAATTGGATTTGGGGCGATGTACCCTCGGATGATATGCATCGAGGAGATGCAAATGGAGGATGGACTCAAATTAACGATATTGAAAGATACGAGGTTCGATCAGATAATGAGTGGCTAAGTGGTGCATGGGGTATTAATTATGATGGGGTTGCACGATCTAACGATGTGTTGAGAGTTTTGAAAATGGCAGATAATGATATTTCGGCTGCTACTAAAAATCAAATTGAGGGTGAAGCAAAATTCTTAAGGGCTTGGTTTCATTTTCAGTTAAGGATCAAGTTTGAAAAGATACCTTATATTACAGAAGATGTAGATCCTCTGGTTGTTGCCAACGATAGTGAAGTTTGGGATGATATAGAGAACGATTTGCAGTTTAGTATTGAAAATTTAGATTCTTCGCCTTCTGAGATTGGTCGAGCTTCAAGTTGGGCAGCCATGGCCTTAAAAGCTAGAGTACACCTTTTTCAAAATGAGTTTGCCGAGGCCCGACCTCTTTTAGATAACATTATCGATAACGGTCCGTTTCAGCTAGAAGAACACTTTTACAATAATTTTGATGAAGAGCATCAAAATAATGGGGAAAGTATTTTCGAAATACAGTACTCCGTTAATGATGGTGCCGGTGTTGCAAATTCGGGCATTGATCACCAAACCCTATACCCAAGAGGTAGCGATGTTGGTCTTTGTTGTGCGTATAGTGCGCCGTCATTTGATTTGTTTAATGCTTTTAAAGTTGATGAAAATGGCCTTCCTCTATTGGATTCTTTTCAAGACAATCTTTTGATAGAAGATTATAAGGTGTTGGATACTGATAATTTTACACCTACCGATCACTTATTAGATCCTCGCGTAGATTGGACTATAGGAAGACGTGGGGTTCCTTTCTTAGATTGGGGGCCGATGAGCGGAAGTGATTGGATGCAAGACCAATTAAATATGGGCCCCTTTCTAAACAAGAAGAATATGTTTTACAAACGTAATTTGGGCGTTATATCCACTGAATCTAGTTATTGGGCGGCCGGTGTTAACGGTAATAACTTTAGGCTTTTACGTTTGGGGCATATACTATTATGGAGAGCAGAAGTTGCCGTAGAAGAAGGAGACTTGGCCACGGCCTTAGCCTTAGTGAACCAGATAAGAGAGCGTTCTATTGATGATATTGTTATGGGCAAAGTAGATAATACCTCTTTTGGTGCTGAAGATGAGCTTGTCGTTAATGAGGATGAGCCAGCTGCTAACTATAGGTTAGGCTTATATACTTCTTTTCCTGATGCTGAATATGCTAGAAAGGCGGTACGTCATGAAATGAGATTAGAGTTTGCTCTTGAGGGAATGCGCTTTTTTGATTTGGTACGATGGGGTGTCGCAGAAAATACACTGAATACTTATCTTGAAAGTGAACTTAATGACGATAAGTTGCCTTGGTTAAAAGGAAGCAGCTTTACCGCTGGTAAAAACGAATATTGGCCTATTCCCCAAGTTCAATTAGACTTGCAGGATGGGGTTTTAGTACCAAATGGATATTAA
- a CDS encoding ACS family D-galactonate transporter-like MFS transporter translates to MTKKRYNILTMVFITVVINYLDRTNISIAASALQKDLAIDSIQLGYIFSAFAWTYAILQIPGGFIADKIKSRVLYAVLMAFWSLATLIQGMVNSFAALVGLRASIGVFEAPSYPINNLVVSRWFPERERASAIGIYTSGQFLGMAFLLPILTIVQSYLGWRGLFYVSGAIGVVWALIWYLFYRDPQDHSSISKSELKMIHEGGGVVENTSKESKSLKFNMNDIKKVFSYRKLWGVYIGQFCLGATSIFFLTWFPTYLIQYRGLDFLKSGLLASVPYLAAFVGVLMSGFISDFMTRRGYSPEIARKAPILTGLLLSTCIIGANYTDSTALIIFFLSLAFFGNGLASITWVFISLMAPKKLIGLTGGAFNFIGGLAGIVVPIAIGYLVDEGDFSPALFFIGILALIGFLSYTFMVGKVKRVE, encoded by the coding sequence ATGACCAAGAAGAGGTACAATATCTTAACTATGGTGTTTATAACCGTAGTGATTAATTATCTAGATCGAACCAATATATCTATTGCAGCTTCCGCTTTGCAAAAAGATTTAGCCATCGATTCGATACAACTGGGTTATATATTTTCCGCTTTCGCATGGACCTATGCTATATTGCAAATACCAGGTGGCTTTATAGCCGATAAAATAAAGTCGAGGGTTTTGTATGCCGTATTAATGGCTTTTTGGTCTTTGGCGACCCTTATTCAAGGTATGGTCAATTCCTTTGCCGCTTTAGTGGGGCTGAGGGCTTCTATCGGAGTGTTTGAGGCACCTTCATACCCAATCAATAATTTGGTGGTAAGTAGATGGTTTCCTGAAAGAGAACGGGCATCGGCTATCGGTATTTATACTTCGGGTCAATTTTTGGGCATGGCATTTTTGCTGCCGATTTTAACTATCGTACAAAGTTATTTAGGTTGGCGGGGTCTTTTTTATGTTTCCGGGGCCATTGGTGTCGTTTGGGCGTTGATATGGTATCTTTTTTATCGAGACCCCCAAGACCATAGTTCCATCAGTAAGTCAGAACTCAAAATGATTCATGAAGGCGGGGGCGTAGTAGAAAACACTTCAAAGGAATCAAAGTCTCTCAAATTTAATATGAATGATATTAAAAAGGTATTTTCTTACCGTAAGTTATGGGGAGTTTATATCGGTCAATTTTGTTTAGGAGCGACATCTATATTTTTTTTAACCTGGTTTCCCACCTATTTGATACAATACCGAGGACTTGATTTTTTAAAATCCGGGTTATTGGCATCCGTTCCTTATTTGGCGGCATTTGTTGGGGTGTTGATGTCTGGCTTTATTTCTGATTTTATGACCCGAAGGGGGTATTCTCCTGAAATAGCAAGAAAAGCACCTATTCTAACAGGTTTACTTCTTTCAACATGCATTATTGGCGCCAATTATACAGACAGTACCGCCTTGATCATCTTTTTCCTGTCCCTCGCTTTCTTTGGCAATGGTCTGGCAAGTATTACTTGGGTATTTATATCCTTAATGGCACCTAAAAAGCTCATTGGTTTGACCGGTGGGGCATTTAATTTCATTGGTGGTCTGGCAGGTATAGTAGTACCCATTGCTATAGGATATTTAGTGGATGAAGGAGATTTTTCTCCTGCTTTGTTCTTTATAGGTATCTTGGCACTGATCGGTTTTTTGTCGTACACCTTTATGGTAGGTAAGGTAAAGCGAGTGGAGTAA
- a CDS encoding galactonate dehydratase, whose protein sequence is MKITDIKTFPINVGSGSQLVVKVETDEGLYGWGASGLSGRELAVIGAVQHFKVFLVGADVFKIGAHWQNMYRGQYFEGGRVLTAAISAIDIALYDIKGKALGVPVYELLGGKQRDFIECFASVRFTTKEELIDYSKTCVNAGWNVLRLAPAEFESQDDKTQFEPAESISILCDWLIALRKEVGKKVIIGIDYHTRLTVPETSFFLKRMPNATIDFLEEPIRDENPDAYEALRKLIDVPFAIGEEFSSKWQFLPYLERNLTQYARIDVCNVGGLTEAMKVAAIAEGHYIDLMPHNPLGPICTAASIHMAAACPNFSWLEEVNTPAQQMGTNDERFYPVQPRLNGPRYEVPSMPGLGVEFNEEYALKLDFKPVEIPRLIRKDGSFTNW, encoded by the coding sequence ATGAAAATTACCGATATAAAAACATTTCCTATTAATGTTGGCTCAGGAAGTCAGTTAGTGGTAAAGGTGGAAACTGACGAGGGTTTGTATGGTTGGGGAGCTTCAGGGTTATCAGGAAGGGAATTGGCTGTTATAGGAGCTGTTCAACATTTTAAGGTTTTTTTGGTAGGTGCCGATGTCTTTAAAATCGGGGCACATTGGCAGAACATGTATCGAGGTCAATATTTCGAAGGAGGTAGAGTGTTAACAGCTGCTATTTCTGCCATAGATATCGCCTTATATGATATAAAAGGAAAAGCTTTGGGCGTGCCTGTCTATGAGCTTTTAGGGGGTAAACAGCGAGATTTTATAGAATGTTTTGCCTCGGTACGCTTCACGACAAAGGAAGAACTTATCGATTACAGTAAAACTTGCGTAAATGCCGGTTGGAATGTTTTAAGATTGGCTCCGGCAGAGTTTGAGTCTCAAGACGATAAAACCCAATTTGAACCTGCCGAGTCTATATCGATTTTATGTGATTGGTTGATAGCGTTGCGTAAAGAGGTTGGTAAAAAAGTGATTATAGGTATCGATTACCATACACGATTGACGGTGCCAGAAACCAGTTTCTTTTTAAAAAGAATGCCTAACGCTACAATTGATTTTTTAGAAGAACCTATTCGAGATGAAAACCCTGATGCTTATGAGGCCCTGAGAAAATTGATAGACGTGCCTTTTGCTATTGGAGAGGAGTTTAGCAGTAAATGGCAGTTTCTTCCATATTTAGAAAGAAACCTAACCCAATATGCAAGAATCGATGTGTGTAACGTAGGCGGCTTGACAGAGGCAATGAAAGTAGCTGCAATTGCCGAGGGCCACTATATTGATCTGATGCCTCATAATCCACTTGGGCCTATATGTACGGCGGCATCTATTCATATGGCGGCTGCTTGCCCTAATTTTAGTTGGTTGGAAGAAGTAAATACCCCTGCACAGCAAATGGGTACGAACGATGAAAGGTTTTATCCGGTACAACCAAGGCTAAACGGACCAAGGTATGAGGTGCCTTCAATGCCAGGTTTGGGTGTTGAATTCAATGAAGAGTATGCGTTAAAACTTGATTTTAAACCTGTTGAAATACCTCGTTTAATTAGAAAAGACGGTTCTTTTACCAACTGGTAA
- a CDS encoding IclR family transcriptional regulator codes for MAKKKEEESKSNYNVPNLERALMIIELLSAKPKGLTLAEIMEELDITKSSTFRITSTLIFRNYIQKNETTKKLTLTRKILSLGISALSEQSIVENSIDAMRALRDETKESVMLGILLGEKGTILEQVPSSYPVKLFVEQGTQFSLHSSVGGKSILAYMPEDERNRVLEGISLNRFTENTIVCKQEYVKCLDEVRVKGYAIDHSEDIQGINCVGAPIFDESGNPVAAIWITGPNGRLPSSEFDQKGEIVIKHAMNISAKLGYLKTMEPQN; via the coding sequence ATGGCAAAAAAAAAGGAAGAGGAGTCGAAATCCAACTACAATGTGCCTAATCTTGAAAGGGCCTTGATGATTATTGAATTGTTATCTGCAAAACCAAAAGGTTTGACCTTGGCAGAAATTATGGAGGAGCTTGATATAACGAAATCGAGCACTTTTAGAATTACAAGTACCCTTATCTTTAGAAATTACATACAAAAGAACGAGACCACAAAGAAGCTCACATTAACCCGTAAAATTCTTTCCTTGGGTATTTCAGCCCTTAGTGAACAGAGTATTGTTGAGAATTCTATTGATGCTATGAGAGCGCTTAGAGATGAAACAAAAGAATCCGTTATGTTGGGTATTTTGTTGGGTGAAAAGGGAACCATTTTAGAACAGGTACCTTCTTCATACCCGGTGAAACTTTTCGTAGAACAAGGCACACAGTTTAGTCTACACAGCTCTGTGGGTGGAAAAAGTATTTTAGCATATATGCCCGAAGATGAGAGAAATCGGGTTTTAGAGGGCATTAGCTTAAATAGGTTTACAGAAAATACGATTGTTTGTAAGCAAGAATATGTGAAATGTCTTGATGAGGTTCGTGTAAAAGGTTATGCAATCGACCATAGTGAAGACATACAGGGTATTAATTGCGTAGGGGCTCCAATTTTTGATGAATCAGGAAACCCTGTCGCCGCTATTTGGATTACTGGACCCAATGGACGTTTGCCTTCATCTGAATTTGACCAAAAAGGGGAAATAGTCATCAAACATGCCATGAATATTTCCGCAAAACTGGGATACTTAAAAACGATGGAACCCCAAAACTGA
- a CDS encoding AraC-like DNA-binding protein yields MNQVSYMKLFEQFKSQKNLAPISGGDLSTVTEIGTLELQLKYVDEVGNHVNIICGVFAGPDSLPNAIISRITGFREKSMLRSKIKFPEQVEVNLSKKEIANLIKSSEITAIRAKSNEDSHGHTKSDYNQKFMGKISKLIEENLSDDTYWVDNLASDMNVSRSTLFRKLKSLTGMSPQEFMRRRRLHKAVDLLEQGPFRISDVAYQVGFSDPNYFSKCFRKFFGTSPSNFIADQCLENEFQIAI; encoded by the coding sequence ATGAACCAAGTTTCCTATATGAAACTATTTGAACAATTTAAAAGTCAGAAAAATCTAGCTCCAATTTCAGGTGGAGATTTGTCAACGGTAACAGAAATTGGCACCCTTGAACTTCAACTTAAATATGTTGATGAGGTGGGCAACCATGTCAATATTATTTGCGGTGTTTTTGCTGGGCCAGACAGTTTGCCCAATGCCATTATTTCACGAATTACCGGTTTTCGTGAAAAATCTATGTTACGTTCAAAAATTAAATTCCCTGAGCAGGTAGAAGTCAATTTATCTAAGAAAGAAATTGCTAATTTGATTAAGTCAAGCGAAATTACTGCTATACGTGCAAAATCGAACGAAGATTCCCATGGTCATACTAAAAGTGATTACAATCAAAAATTTATGGGAAAAATTTCCAAATTGATTGAGGAAAACTTGTCCGATGACACTTATTGGGTTGATAATCTCGCTTCTGATATGAACGTTAGCCGCTCAACGCTTTTTCGAAAGTTAAAGAGCCTAACGGGTATGTCTCCTCAAGAATTTATGAGAAGGCGACGCCTTCATAAAGCGGTTGACCTACTTGAGCAAGGGCCTTTTCGAATTTCAGATGTAGCTTATCAGGTCGGGTTTTCAGACCCAAATTATTTTAGCAAGTGTTTCCGGAAATTTTTTGGTACATCTCCTTCGAATTTTATTGCAGACCAATGTCTTGAAAATGAATTCCAAATTGCAATTTAA
- a CDS encoding glycosyl hydrolase family 43, whose protein sequence is MTTSKLLIIVTMGLLVFNIGCNTNQNTTMDARKSDQSQTEMDITDEQLDHLGITNREYLSAASKRALQWPTDLGNEWFIEFSGPQLLKGDLAYEPGVVRRDPSAMIKENGKYYVWYTKSTGKTDGFGGDIENDKVFPWDRCDIWYATSEDGWTWKEEGIAVARGEKGAYDDRSVFTVEIMKWKDKYYLCYQTVKSPYNVRVKNQVGLAWADSPDGPWTKSEEPILSPADNGIWKGEEQNRHLVEKKGDFDSHKVHDPCILPYKGKFYLYYKGEQMGEEITFGGRQIRHGVAIADNPKGPYVKSPYNPISNSGHEICVWPYNGGIASLITTDGPEKNTIQWAPDGINFEIKASIKDAAHAIGLNRAADIEKEPTEILRWGLTHIYNNGDEQSIMRFSSRRRTVHAAKGESKKR, encoded by the coding sequence ATGACAACGTCCAAACTACTTATTATTGTTACCATGGGACTTTTGGTGTTTAATATTGGCTGTAATACCAATCAAAATACCACCATGGATGCACGAAAATCAGATCAATCTCAAACCGAAATGGATATTACGGATGAGCAATTAGATCATTTGGGAATAACGAATAGAGAATACCTAAGTGCGGCAAGTAAACGTGCCTTGCAGTGGCCTACCGATTTAGGAAACGAATGGTTCATTGAATTCAGTGGCCCACAGCTTTTAAAAGGTGATTTGGCATATGAGCCAGGTGTGGTGCGCCGCGATCCCAGTGCGATGATCAAGGAAAATGGAAAATATTATGTATGGTACACCAAAAGTACTGGTAAAACCGATGGTTTTGGCGGTGATATAGAAAACGATAAGGTTTTTCCATGGGATCGATGTGATATTTGGTATGCAACCTCTGAAGACGGATGGACATGGAAAGAAGAGGGCATTGCCGTTGCCAGAGGAGAAAAAGGGGCTTACGATGATCGTTCTGTATTTACCGTTGAAATTATGAAATGGAAAGATAAGTACTATTTGTGCTATCAAACGGTAAAATCGCCTTACAATGTAAGGGTGAAGAATCAAGTAGGTCTGGCATGGGCAGATTCTCCAGATGGCCCATGGACAAAGAGTGAAGAGCCTATTTTAAGCCCTGCAGATAATGGCATTTGGAAAGGCGAAGAACAAAACCGTCACTTGGTTGAAAAGAAAGGTGATTTCGATAGCCACAAGGTTCATGATCCTTGTATTCTTCCTTATAAAGGTAAGTTCTACCTATATTATAAAGGAGAGCAAATGGGCGAGGAAATTACTTTTGGCGGTAGACAGATACGCCATGGGGTGGCCATTGCCGATAATCCAAAGGGGCCTTATGTAAAATCGCCTTACAACCCTATCAGCAACAGTGGTCATGAAATATGTGTGTGGCCCTATAACGGTGGTATTGCCTCGTTGATTACCACTGATGGTCCTGAAAAAAATACGATTCAGTGGGCTCCTGACGGTATCAACTTTGAAATTAAGGCATCTATCAAAGATGCGGCCCACGCCATTGGTTTGAACCGCGCTGCAGACATTGAAAAAGAGCCTACCGAAATTCTTCGCTGGGGCTTGACCCATATCTATAACAATGGAGACGAACAAAGTATCATGCGTTTTTCATCAAGAAGAAGAACGGTACATGCCGCTAAAGGTGAGAGTAAAAAAAGATAA
- a CDS encoding 2-desacetyl-2-hydroxyethyl bacteriochlorophyllide A dehydrogenase: MKATLYEGNKTFSVVESEKVQPSKGEVRIKVAYVGVCGTDVHIYHGMMDKRVQIPVTIGHEMSGVVDAVGEGVEGFSIGDKIVVRPLDDRKVKPSDKGFNHICEELKFIGIDSPGAMQQYWNVPAFTLHKLKKETDLKLAALVEPLSVAVHDVRMGELKTGETAVVLGGGPIGLLVALVAKEKGAQVIVSEVNETRIAKAKELGLDAVNPTKLDLVEYIKSKTEDRRADVVFEVAGVQPALDIMTEVAGIRGRIVMVAIHGDKKPVDLFKFFWKELKLIGARVYEREDYDKAIDLVTENKLPFHEMITDVQPLTEIQKVFKKIDENPDGLKVLMDCQL; the protein is encoded by the coding sequence TTGAAAGCAACATTATACGAAGGCAACAAGACCTTTTCTGTAGTAGAAAGTGAAAAGGTTCAACCTAGTAAGGGAGAAGTAAGAATTAAAGTTGCCTATGTAGGCGTCTGTGGTACCGATGTACATATTTATCATGGTATGATGGATAAAAGGGTACAAATACCGGTTACGATTGGTCATGAAATGTCGGGGGTTGTCGATGCAGTGGGCGAGGGGGTAGAAGGTTTTTCCATTGGTGATAAAATTGTGGTACGTCCATTAGACGATCGAAAGGTAAAGCCTTCCGATAAGGGTTTTAACCATATCTGTGAAGAATTAAAGTTCATAGGTATCGATAGCCCAGGTGCAATGCAACAGTATTGGAATGTGCCTGCTTTCACCTTGCATAAATTAAAAAAAGAAACCGATTTAAAATTGGCAGCTCTGGTCGAGCCTCTATCGGTAGCCGTTCACGATGTAAGAATGGGCGAATTGAAAACGGGTGAAACTGCCGTGGTTTTAGGTGGTGGACCCATTGGTCTTCTGGTAGCTCTGGTAGCCAAGGAAAAAGGCGCGCAGGTAATCGTATCTGAAGTTAATGAAACCCGTATTGCTAAGGCCAAAGAACTTGGTTTAGATGCGGTTAACCCTACGAAGTTAGATTTGGTCGAGTATATAAAGAGCAAAACGGAAGACAGAAGGGCTGATGTCGTATTTGAAGTGGCCGGAGTTCAGCCAGCTTTGGATATTATGACCGAAGTGGCAGGTATTCGTGGTAGAATTGTAATGGTGGCCATTCACGGAGATAAAAAGCCGGTAGACCTTTTTAAATTTTTCTGGAAAGAATTAAAGTTGATAGGTGCGCGCGTGTACGAAAGGGAAGATTACGATAAAGCTATTGATTTGGTAACTGAAAACAAACTGCCTTTTCATGAAATGATTACCGATGTACAACCACTTACAGAAATACAAAAAGTCTTTAAAAAAATAGATGAGAATCCTGATGGACTAAAAGTTCTAATGGACTGTCAGTTATAG
- a CDS encoding 2-deoxy-D-gluconate 3-dehydrogenase, translating into MGILEKFSLKGKTALVTGAKRGIGKAMAIGLAEAGAKVIGVSATLEKTGSEVEKEITSIGGTFTAYACDFADRKSLYAFIKELKENHKAIDILVNNAGTILRAPAVEHSDEYWDKVIEINQNAQFILTRELGKEMVKRQSGKIIFTASLLTFQGGITVPGYAASKGAIGQLTMAFANEWAGNGVNVNAIAPGYISTDNTEALRNNPERANSILGRIPAGRWGEPEDFAGPVVFLSSEASNYMNGSIMLVDGGWMGR; encoded by the coding sequence ATGGGAATACTAGAAAAATTTAGTCTAAAAGGTAAAACGGCATTGGTAACCGGTGCCAAAAGAGGTATAGGTAAGGCCATGGCCATTGGTTTGGCCGAAGCAGGTGCCAAAGTGATCGGTGTCAGTGCTACTTTGGAAAAAACCGGTAGCGAGGTGGAAAAGGAAATCACGTCAATAGGAGGCACTTTTACCGCTTACGCTTGTGATTTTGCTGATAGAAAATCGCTTTATGCTTTTATAAAAGAGCTCAAAGAAAATCATAAGGCCATTGATATTTTGGTGAACAATGCAGGGACCATTCTAAGGGCTCCTGCGGTTGAACATTCAGATGAATATTGGGATAAGGTGATTGAAATCAATCAAAACGCTCAATTCATCCTGACTAGGGAGTTAGGTAAAGAGATGGTTAAACGGCAGTCTGGTAAAATCATTTTCACGGCATCATTACTAACCTTTCAAGGCGGCATTACCGTACCAGGTTATGCCGCCAGTAAGGGCGCCATAGGGCAATTGACTATGGCTTTTGCCAATGAATGGGCCGGTAATGGGGTCAATGTAAATGCCATAGCACCCGGTTATATAAGTACTGATAATACCGAAGCCTTACGTAACAATCCAGAAAGGGCCAATTCTATTCTAGGGAGAATTCCCGCCGGTAGATGGGGCGAACCCGAAGATTTTGCCGGTCCTGTAGTATTTCTTTCTTCGGAAGCTTCCAATTATATGAACGGCAGTATCATGCTGGTTGACGGCGGATGGATGGGCCGATAA
- a CDS encoding lactaldehyde dehydrogenase/glycolaldehyde dehydrogenase, producing MSKVKEYQLFIDGEWVASKSGETIDVVNPTTEELVAKVQNGTVEEAQRALKAAEKAQKQWKLLPARKRAEIMYKFAAEIKANSEELATLLVQEQGKLLKVARGEVAVTASFIEYACEGARRIEGDIVPSDEPNEQIWIQKVPRGVVVAITAWNFPLALAGRKLGPALIAGNTIVIKPTSETPLATLELGNIAQKVGIPAGVINILTGPGRAMGTALVESPITKMVTMTGSTPVGQQIARAAAQNLTHVQLELGGKAPFIVFEDADIDAAVVAALHSRFDNCGQVCTCNERMYVHEEIYDVFMEKFIAKTKAIKVGDPMLEDTDMGPKVNKSELDHMAHLVEVSLKEGAVVATGGKKLEGVQFEKGYWFEPTVLTNVTQDMTIVHEESFGPILPVLKFKSFDEVIGYANDCEYGLAAMVFTNNMNTIMKCNNQLEYGEIYVNRGHGEQHQGFHNGYKLSGSGGEDGKYGFEQYLEKKTFYLRHTP from the coding sequence ATGTCGAAAGTGAAAGAATATCAATTATTTATTGATGGGGAATGGGTTGCCTCGAAATCAGGGGAAACCATTGATGTGGTCAATCCGACGACCGAAGAATTGGTTGCCAAAGTCCAGAACGGAACGGTCGAGGAAGCGCAAAGAGCTTTGAAGGCAGCGGAGAAAGCCCAAAAACAATGGAAATTATTACCGGCCAGAAAGCGTGCTGAAATCATGTACAAATTCGCGGCCGAGATTAAGGCAAATTCAGAGGAATTGGCAACGTTACTGGTGCAAGAGCAAGGTAAATTACTGAAAGTTGCTCGTGGCGAAGTGGCCGTGACGGCGTCATTTATAGAATATGCCTGTGAAGGGGCGCGAAGGATCGAAGGGGATATTGTTCCTTCTGACGAGCCGAACGAACAAATCTGGATTCAAAAAGTACCTCGTGGGGTCGTTGTGGCCATAACCGCATGGAACTTTCCGTTGGCTTTGGCAGGAAGAAAATTGGGTCCCGCTTTAATAGCAGGTAATACTATTGTCATCAAGCCAACCTCCGAAACTCCCTTAGCAACCTTAGAGTTGGGCAATATTGCCCAAAAAGTAGGGATTCCAGCAGGTGTTATCAATATCTTGACCGGACCAGGTAGGGCAATGGGTACGGCACTGGTGGAAAGTCCGATTACCAAAATGGTAACGATGACAGGTTCCACGCCTGTAGGCCAACAGATTGCAAGGGCCGCAGCACAAAACTTGACCCACGTACAATTGGAATTAGGTGGAAAAGCCCCTTTTATCGTATTTGAAGATGCCGATATTGATGCGGCGGTTGTAGCGGCCTTACATTCGAGGTTTGACAACTGCGGACAAGTTTGTACTTGCAACGAGCGTATGTATGTTCACGAGGAAATCTATGACGTCTTCATGGAAAAATTTATCGCTAAGACCAAAGCCATTAAAGTAGGCGACCCCATGTTGGAAGATACCGATATGGGACCCAAAGTGAACAAATCAGAGTTGGATCATATGGCGCATTTGGTTGAGGTAAGTCTAAAAGAAGGTGCCGTGGTAGCTACCGGGGGTAAAAAACTTGAAGGAGTTCAATTCGAAAAAGGTTATTGGTTTGAACCTACTGTACTAACGAATGTAACTCAAGATATGACCATTGTACATGAAGAGTCTTTCGGGCCGATTTTGCCTGTTTTAAAATTTAAGTCTTTTGATGAGGTCATCGGTTATGCCAACGACTGTGAATACGGTTTGGCGGCAATGGTTTTCACTAATAATATGAATACCATTATGAAATGTAACAATCAACTTGAATATGGAGAAATCTATGTCAATCGTGGTCATGGAGAGCAACATCAGGGCTTTCATAATGGGTATAAACTTAGTGGTTCGGGTGGTGAAGATGGAAAATACGGTTTTGAACAGTACTTGGAAAAAAAGACTTTCTACCTAAGACATACCCCTTAA